A single genomic interval of Shewanella psychropiezotolerans harbors:
- a CDS encoding SDR family oxidoreductase → MKINTVSIVGCGWFGLPLAKHLVKLGYQVSGSKRESEAANKLQSDGIRGFSLDLDNHEFNGHCFEVDKLSQIDVELTSEFQSQLQGSLHTDALVINIPPSIRKLPHAYLNRLKFLKSLMAKHVYQQVIFISTTGVYPATGEPMTESDAAAHSPSSEILLQAESLFSQDYPTCVLRFSGLIGPARHPGRFLAGKKDLPGTDAPVNLVHLDDCIGAVSCLLSSELLSPVYNLCAAGHPSRADFYTRAAQHLSLEVPIFGEELQVAKIIDGSKITKELGFNYRHNSP, encoded by the coding sequence TTGAAGATTAACACAGTGAGTATTGTCGGTTGCGGTTGGTTCGGTCTTCCTTTAGCTAAGCACCTTGTTAAACTGGGTTACCAAGTCAGTGGTAGTAAGAGGGAGAGTGAGGCTGCCAATAAACTGCAAAGTGATGGTATCCGAGGTTTTAGCTTAGATCTCGATAATCATGAGTTTAATGGACACTGTTTCGAAGTTGATAAATTATCTCAGATCGATGTAGAGTTAACATCTGAATTTCAATCACAGTTGCAAGGGTCTTTGCATACTGATGCGCTAGTGATCAATATTCCCCCATCCATAAGAAAACTTCCCCATGCTTATCTCAATCGACTCAAGTTTCTTAAGTCGCTGATGGCCAAGCATGTATACCAGCAAGTCATATTTATCAGTACCACTGGGGTATACCCAGCTACGGGAGAGCCAATGACTGAGAGTGATGCTGCGGCTCACTCGCCATCAAGCGAAATTTTACTTCAGGCCGAAAGCCTGTTTTCACAAGATTATCCTACTTGTGTATTGAGATTCTCAGGGCTGATAGGCCCTGCTAGGCATCCTGGGCGTTTCCTTGCCGGAAAGAAAGATCTGCCAGGAACGGATGCGCCGGTAAATTTAGTGCACCTCGATGATTGTATCGGCGCCGTTTCCTGTTTGTTGTCTAGTGAGCTTTTATCGCCTGTCTATAACCTATGTGCAGCGGGTCATCCCAGTCGAGCAGACTTTTATACGCGAGCAGCTCAGCACTTGTCATTAGAGGTGCCGATTTTTGGGGAAGAGCTTCAAGTAGCAAAAATCATAGATGGCAGTAAGATAACCAAGGAATTAGGCTTTAATTACCGCCATAACTCCCCTTAG
- a CDS encoding thiol:disulfide interchange protein DsbA/DsbL has protein sequence MASLVISDRVEAKDFVEGVDYVQVSGIPEAKSPIVREFFSYNCPHCYRQDPIFEETVELLGDTIDFERTPVGAGRPSWILSQEAYYLAQKFKMTRQVHGNLFKRIHEKEGPFTRPEQLKDFFVKQGADANAVEKAMNSVDAKLAISNYDTQAQLAGIRGVPSLLVNGKYLIGSKSRTPEELAELVKYLSALEGADKS, from the coding sequence ATGGCGAGTTTAGTTATAAGCGACAGAGTCGAAGCCAAAGACTTTGTTGAAGGCGTGGATTACGTGCAAGTGAGCGGGATCCCCGAGGCGAAATCACCGATAGTGCGGGAGTTTTTCTCCTATAACTGTCCACACTGTTATCGCCAAGACCCCATTTTCGAGGAGACGGTTGAGCTTCTCGGCGATACCATTGATTTTGAGCGAACTCCCGTAGGTGCAGGGCGTCCAAGCTGGATCTTAAGTCAGGAGGCCTATTATCTTGCGCAGAAATTTAAGATGACCCGCCAAGTCCATGGCAATCTTTTTAAGCGTATCCATGAGAAAGAGGGGCCTTTTACTAGGCCCGAACAGCTCAAGGACTTCTTCGTTAAGCAAGGCGCCGATGCAAACGCAGTGGAAAAAGCGATGAATTCGGTCGATGCAAAGTTAGCCATCTCTAACTATGATACTCAAGCCCAGTTAGCGGGGATCCGTGGGGTACCTTCACTGTTAGTGAATGGTAAATATCTCATTGGTTCTAAATCCAGGACGCCGGAAGAGTTGGCCGAGTTGGTAAAATACCTGTCAGCACTCGAAGGAGCTGATAAAAGCTAA
- a CDS encoding isochorismatase family protein translates to MLSKESTGLIITDIQGKLARLVHDSDALVSNCAKLIKGAQVLGLPIIWLEQNPDKLGSTVDELSALLADQYPIPKFTFDACEEPQFMQAVRTANVDTWLVCGIEAHICVYQTSLHLKQLGFKVQLVCDSISSRTLANKNLAITKLVNRGVDVSGVEMCLYELVKDCRAIEFKDILSLIK, encoded by the coding sequence ATGTTAAGTAAAGAAAGTACTGGTCTAATTATCACCGACATACAAGGAAAATTGGCTCGGTTAGTTCATGATAGTGACGCTTTGGTTTCAAATTGTGCAAAGCTGATTAAAGGCGCACAAGTTCTTGGTTTACCGATAATATGGCTTGAACAAAATCCAGATAAACTGGGTTCGACGGTCGATGAACTGAGTGCTTTGTTGGCAGACCAATATCCCATTCCCAAGTTTACCTTTGACGCCTGCGAAGAGCCTCAATTTATGCAAGCGGTGCGCACTGCAAATGTAGATACATGGCTGGTTTGTGGTATTGAAGCACATATTTGTGTTTATCAAACATCATTACATCTGAAACAATTAGGTTTTAAAGTGCAATTAGTCTGTGACAGCATCTCTTCACGTACGCTCGCCAACAAAAATTTAGCAATAACTAAGCTGGTTAATCGAGGCGTCGATGTTTCGGGGGTAGAAATGTGCTTATATGAATTAGTTAAGGATTGTCGAGCAATCGAGTTTAAAGACATACTCAGTTTAATTAAGTAG
- a CDS encoding winged helix-turn-helix transcriptional regulator, translating into MENTLKTKNNIKKINLESCEEPCLIERGMRILGGKWKASILWHLKDGPVRFNELSRMLGGASKKMVDQRLKELENQGLVIREVICTRPIAVTYEITDFGRTALDILEKLKDWTEENNL; encoded by the coding sequence ATGGAAAACACTTTAAAAACAAAGAACAATATTAAAAAAATAAATCTAGAAAGTTGCGAAGAACCCTGCCTGATTGAGCGAGGTATGCGAATTTTAGGCGGAAAGTGGAAGGCTTCAATTCTCTGGCACCTGAAAGATGGACCTGTGCGTTTTAATGAATTATCTCGAATGCTAGGTGGTGCGAGTAAGAAAATGGTCGATCAGCGCCTTAAAGAATTAGAAAACCAAGGGCTAGTGATCAGAGAAGTGATCTGTACTCGACCGATTGCAGTCACCTATGAGATCACAGATTTTGGTCGTACCGCATTAGACATACTAGAAAAACTTAAAGATTGGACCGAAGAGAACAACCTCTAA
- a CDS encoding aldehyde dehydrogenase family protein, whose product MSMLVSYDPINRIALGEVPITTAEKIPAVVKQAKNVQKAWAALSLNERQQKVTLAYEHLVKVQEALTLLISKEMGKDYRRASYEVGGTIQNSDYFCQEIAHALAPEPKGHGVELQYRPLGVVAVISPWNYPLAMANNLLLPALMAGNSVVLKPSEETPLVADLFVKTLNEVLPAGVLQVVHGDAVTGKSLVNADINMVAFTGSLAAGKHIMASAASSLKRLVMELGGNDPMIVMASADIDEAVQFAVASSFENAGQMCTSTERVYVDARVADEFEQKVVALASRYRVGTWDQNNVNIGPIVNQKQHLSVINQLKDAEAKGARFLLGTADYEPPFIQPTVVADITPDMCLERDETFGPIVAISRYKHISEAIERANASQYGLGATVFGGAGAPAVAEQMEAGMVGVNQGAGGEGPWVGAKQSGFGFHGTAAGHRQFSQVRVISK is encoded by the coding sequence ATGTCAATGCTCGTCTCTTACGATCCAATCAATCGAATAGCACTCGGTGAAGTGCCGATAACAACCGCTGAAAAAATACCAGCTGTGGTTAAACAAGCAAAGAATGTCCAAAAGGCATGGGCTGCCTTGTCCCTAAACGAGCGTCAACAGAAAGTGACCTTGGCATATGAACATCTAGTTAAAGTCCAAGAGGCGCTTACGCTTTTGATCAGTAAAGAGATGGGAAAAGACTATCGTAGAGCCAGTTATGAGGTCGGTGGTACGATTCAAAATAGCGATTATTTTTGCCAAGAAATAGCACATGCACTTGCACCTGAGCCGAAGGGACATGGGGTTGAACTGCAATATCGCCCCTTAGGTGTAGTCGCGGTTATTTCACCTTGGAATTATCCGCTAGCAATGGCAAATAATTTACTGCTTCCGGCATTAATGGCGGGTAACAGTGTGGTGTTAAAACCGTCAGAAGAAACGCCATTGGTGGCGGATCTTTTTGTCAAAACACTCAATGAGGTATTGCCTGCAGGGGTGTTACAAGTTGTTCATGGTGATGCCGTTACCGGAAAGTCGCTCGTCAATGCCGATATCAATATGGTGGCATTTACAGGCTCGCTCGCGGCTGGAAAGCACATAATGGCCAGCGCCGCGTCATCGCTAAAACGGCTAGTCATGGAGCTAGGGGGTAACGATCCCATGATTGTGATGGCCAGCGCAGATATTGATGAAGCGGTGCAGTTTGCCGTAGCCAGTTCGTTCGAAAATGCAGGCCAGATGTGCACTTCAACTGAGCGGGTATATGTCGATGCACGCGTAGCAGATGAGTTTGAACAAAAGGTAGTCGCGCTTGCCAGTCGTTATCGAGTCGGCACGTGGGACCAAAACAACGTTAATATTGGTCCTATTGTGAATCAGAAACAGCATCTAAGTGTCATTAATCAGCTTAAAGATGCAGAGGCTAAAGGTGCTAGATTCCTGTTAGGCACAGCAGACTATGAGCCGCCTTTTATACAGCCAACTGTCGTTGCCGATATCACACCTGACATGTGCTTAGAGCGTGACGAAACCTTTGGCCCCATAGTCGCGATTAGTCGTTATAAGCATATATCAGAGGCGATCGAGCGTGCTAATGCTAGCCAATATGGCTTAGGTGCGACGGTATTTGGTGGCGCAGGTGCCCCTGCCGTTGCCGAACAAATGGAAGCCGGTATGGTGGGAGTTAACCAAGGTGCAGGTGGGGAGGGGCCTTGGGTAGGTGCTAAGCAAAGTGGTTTTGGCTTTCATGGCACCGCCGCGGGACATCGACAATTTTCTCAGGTACGCGTTATCAGCAAATAA
- a CDS encoding 2OG-Fe(II) oxygenase family protein, with the protein MNQDNDTNANFFVAALEPGAEHPSLPAWGNHEPNPANLSHDVDIGQIERRELARVPGAFQLLNVLSKAECKRLINISEQLGFLPDAAVSLPRSVRHNDSLTWIVDEKTDGTIWQRIAHLMDDRQGIFGGSKALGINARFRFYRYSQDDFFKPHSDGSWPGSRIIDNELIADAFPDRYSQMTLLILLSEDFQGGATRFLVNARDTSRPAKAGDPVANVDVRTPAGSILCFPHGMHPLHCIHSSVAITGGVKYIIRSDVLFEV; encoded by the coding sequence ATGAATCAAGATAACGACACGAACGCTAATTTTTTTGTTGCGGCGTTAGAACCTGGAGCCGAGCACCCCTCATTACCAGCCTGGGGTAACCATGAGCCTAACCCTGCAAATTTGAGTCATGATGTCGATATTGGCCAGATTGAGCGCCGTGAGTTAGCGCGAGTACCTGGTGCATTTCAGTTATTAAACGTCTTGTCTAAAGCGGAATGCAAAAGACTAATAAACATCAGTGAGCAACTTGGCTTCCTGCCCGATGCTGCGGTGTCCTTGCCCCGCAGTGTACGCCATAACGACAGCCTAACTTGGATCGTAGACGAAAAAACAGATGGCACTATTTGGCAGCGTATTGCTCATTTAATGGATGATAGGCAGGGGATTTTTGGCGGCAGCAAAGCTTTAGGCATAAACGCCCGTTTTCGGTTCTATCGTTATAGCCAAGATGACTTTTTCAAACCACACTCGGATGGTTCTTGGCCAGGTAGCCGGATCATAGATAATGAGCTTATTGCTGACGCTTTCCCCGACCGATATAGTCAAATGACCTTGTTAATCCTGCTCAGTGAAGACTTTCAAGGCGGCGCTACTCGTTTTCTAGTGAATGCCAGGGATACAAGTCGACCTGCAAAAGCAGGAGATCCCGTTGCAAATGTCGACGTTCGAACTCCTGCGGGTAGTATATTGTGTTTTCCTCATGGTATGCATCCATTGCACTGTATACACAGCTCAGTTGCGATTACTGGAGGGGTTAAATACATTATCCGCAGTGATGTATTGTTTGAGGTGTAA
- a CDS encoding universal stress protein encodes MDKLFIISQRNQQQTDAISAGILLANQLGLLPEIMAYSYESFSGDAYYNPRIAGAARVQILADDKTRVQLLLGELDANDVPFTNIWCKTLSEHACEHVHPDEYAMMLKSIHESAHFLPMDWQLIRHTKVPLMLLSNNPLNRTKSILMAVDLGSNKPSKQALNQAVITQAHKLAASTGHDLHLGFVIRLPKILRDMDLVNSRTLIKDAYQQHRQVIEEIGLDKNHVHIMAGDADMCLFELSCRLKAQYLVIGARQRQGLLGHVIGNTAESILARIRSNVLVVPHHDENQ; translated from the coding sequence ATGGATAAATTATTTATCATTTCACAACGTAATCAGCAGCAAACCGATGCGATCAGTGCAGGGATTTTATTAGCCAATCAGTTGGGCTTACTTCCTGAAATTATGGCCTACAGCTATGAGTCCTTTAGTGGAGATGCTTACTATAATCCCCGCATCGCGGGCGCTGCGCGCGTGCAAATTTTGGCCGATGACAAAACACGAGTGCAGCTCCTGCTGGGTGAGCTCGATGCCAATGATGTCCCTTTTACCAATATCTGGTGTAAAACCTTGTCCGAACATGCCTGCGAACATGTTCATCCAGATGAGTATGCCATGATGCTTAAATCGATTCATGAGTCGGCACATTTTCTTCCTATGGATTGGCAACTTATCCGCCATACCAAGGTGCCACTCATGTTACTGAGTAATAACCCTCTCAATCGGACAAAGTCGATTTTGATGGCGGTAGACCTGGGGAGTAATAAGCCATCAAAGCAAGCACTCAATCAAGCTGTCATTACACAAGCACATAAACTTGCAGCCTCTACGGGTCATGACTTACATCTAGGTTTTGTGATCCGCTTACCTAAAATATTGCGGGATATGGATCTAGTGAACAGTCGTACCTTGATTAAAGATGCCTATCAACAACATCGACAAGTCATTGAGGAAATAGGCCTGGATAAAAACCATGTGCATATTATGGCTGGAGACGCTGACATGTGCCTTTTTGAATTAAGTTGCCGTTTAAAAGCGCAGTATTTAGTCATAGGTGCACGTCAACGCCAAGGTCTGCTTGGCCATGTAATAGGTAATACTGCCGAGTCAATTTTAGCTCGGATCCGTAGTAATGTGTTGGTGGTTCCTCATCATGATGAAAATCAATAA
- a CDS encoding response regulator, which produces MMRVLIADDDPVGVEVNKRLIYSYVNSNSIDNIYIKTVSNGYEAVDSFRESLIAGEPFDLIMLDRGMPYFNGEYALNKIRQLEQRSSYRVKPCHIIIVTSRSPSGDILTIKNHCDSYLLKPVSVPAIYKILATKTE; this is translated from the coding sequence ATGATGAGAGTTTTGATTGCTGATGATGACCCCGTAGGTGTTGAAGTTAACAAAAGGCTCATATATTCTTATGTTAATTCTAATTCAATAGATAACATCTATATAAAAACAGTATCGAACGGGTATGAAGCTGTTGATAGTTTCAGGGAGTCACTCATAGCCGGAGAACCTTTTGATTTAATTATGCTAGATCGCGGAATGCCATACTTTAACGGAGAATATGCATTAAATAAAATACGTCAATTAGAGCAACGTTCTAGCTATAGAGTAAAGCCCTGCCATATCATTATCGTGACATCCAGAAGTCCAAGCGGGGATATTTTAACCATCAAAAACCATTGTGATTCATACCTTTTGAAACCCGTCTCAGTTCCAGCTATTTACAAAATACTCGCCACTAAAACTGAGTGA
- a CDS encoding chemotaxis protein CheW, with protein MEKVLNSFAHRTQSVRENELELLLFRLNATQIFGIDTQKVREVVKQPLFRALQTPHRCINVETSIRGTSISAIDLRGLMGYRDVIGEHENNMIITEYNGSVQGFKVGEFLRVVEISRRDISSISKVVRSDKYLTGISTIMNVERMGRIDPVFIIDLEKILVDLVDYETLKC; from the coding sequence ATGGAAAAAGTACTTAACTCTTTCGCTCATCGCACTCAATCAGTCCGTGAGAATGAATTGGAACTGTTATTGTTTAGGCTAAATGCGACACAAATTTTTGGCATAGATACTCAAAAAGTCAGAGAAGTGGTTAAGCAACCTCTGTTTAGAGCTCTGCAGACGCCACATCGCTGCATCAACGTTGAAACGAGTATACGTGGCACATCGATTTCGGCGATCGACCTCAGAGGTTTGATGGGGTATAGGGATGTCATTGGTGAGCATGAAAATAATATGATCATCACTGAGTATAATGGCAGTGTTCAGGGATTTAAGGTGGGTGAGTTTTTAAGAGTCGTTGAAATATCCAGACGGGATATCTCATCGATATCTAAGGTTGTTCGCTCCGATAAATACTTAACCGGGATATCTACCATTATGAACGTAGAGAGAATGGGGAGAATCGATCCTGTTTTCATCATAGATCTTGAGAAAATACTGGTGGACCTCGTCGATTACGAAACTCTGAAATGTTGA
- a CDS encoding SDR family NAD(P)-dependent oxidoreductase, whose protein sequence is MSKFALITGASRGIGKAISHYFAQQGYSLILVSRNKDNLNQTKLELESLYTTNNIETITVDFNKPTEVESAIKSIIARHDTIDVLVNSAGILMAGHTNLTLDQLSELINVNLVSTIMTCNLVVEKMKLQGYGEVYNLGSTSGLEPVAKIAAYSATKAAIVSYSQSLYQELLPDNIQVCCLCPSVVDTDMTNDGRIANDLKIEPQDLIKAIDFVRSLSSGASMPTLPIRCKVIDLEK, encoded by the coding sequence ATGTCCAAATTTGCGTTAATCACAGGAGCTAGTCGTGGTATTGGAAAAGCTATCTCTCACTACTTTGCTCAGCAAGGTTACTCGCTTATTTTAGTTTCCCGAAATAAGGACAACCTTAACCAGACAAAATTGGAGCTGGAATCACTGTATACAACAAACAATATAGAAACCATTACGGTAGATTTCAACAAGCCCACTGAAGTTGAATCAGCGATTAAATCCATTATAGCGCGCCACGACACGATTGATGTTTTGGTCAATAGTGCCGGTATTTTAATGGCTGGACACACCAACCTAACTCTCGATCAGCTTTCTGAGTTGATAAACGTAAACCTAGTCTCGACTATCATGACATGTAATTTGGTGGTCGAAAAAATGAAGTTACAAGGTTACGGTGAAGTCTATAACCTAGGTTCTACCTCTGGTTTAGAGCCCGTAGCAAAAATTGCGGCTTACTCAGCCACAAAAGCGGCTATCGTTAGCTATAGTCAATCTCTTTATCAGGAACTTCTTCCTGATAACATTCAAGTTTGCTGTTTATGTCCAAGTGTCGTAGATACTGATATGACTAATGATGGACGTATCGCGAATGACCTAAAAATTGAACCACAAGATCTGATAAAAGCCATCGATTTCGTCCGTAGCTTATCCTCAGGTGCCAGCATGCCAACGCTACCGATACGCTGCAAAGTTATTGATTTAGAAAAATAA
- a CDS encoding phosphocholine-specific phospholipase C produces the protein MSLCMSRRKFLKNASVGSASVAVSAMIPASIAKALSISANTKHGDIRDVEHIVILMQENRSFDHYFGKLAGVRGFAERHPVPTSYGNIWQQKFTDRLIYPYHLDARLGNAQRVNGTPHIYPDAQDAWDFGRMNAWPTHKEKQSMAYYTEAELPFQYALANAFTLCDEYYCSFHGGTNPNRLFLWTGINHHAADPNVPAITNDFSNLGKPSEGYTWKTYPERLEEAGIKWKVYQNLPDNFTDNPLAGFRQYREANAQKGNDLDGKPYPVWAENDNAINPLLKGVSNTMSDDGFLDSLKVDIANGTLPEVSWIISPAEYSEHPGPSSPVQGGWYTQQVLDLLTEDHEVWSKTVFIVNFDENDGFFDHMPPPCAPSIENGIKYGDSTIDTSGEYHSDDHPYGPGPRVPALVISPWSRGGWVNSQVFDHTSIIQFIESRFGVIEENITPFRRAVCGDLQSTLNFTDPNAESLMPLPVINKYDADQIRENQETLPQLDPPSEAEQGFPVTGRGIRPSCALPYELHVNAAVDNADFCINLQMSNTGEQGVVIHVYNMYELDSIPRRYAIGSGENINASWLANESNNEYDLWLLSANGFHRRFKGRCDKTVAATQEISVCYDVTKTDPAIIITLKNQTEKDDELTVDFSLYEKSNVQTYLVTAGTEMEIRQSVKTWANWYDFTVTSKDTGLLRRYCGRIETGLHTYSDPLLGLR, from the coding sequence ATGTCACTTTGTATGAGTCGTCGTAAATTTCTAAAAAATGCCAGTGTTGGATCTGCAAGTGTAGCGGTATCCGCCATGATCCCCGCTTCCATTGCAAAAGCACTATCCATCTCTGCGAATACCAAACATGGCGATATTCGAGATGTAGAACACATCGTTATTTTGATGCAAGAGAATCGTTCATTTGATCATTATTTCGGTAAGCTAGCAGGGGTGAGGGGATTTGCTGAACGTCATCCTGTACCGACGAGTTACGGCAATATTTGGCAACAGAAATTTACGGATAGATTAATTTATCCGTATCACTTAGATGCTCGATTAGGTAATGCACAGCGAGTAAATGGTACACCACATATTTATCCAGATGCGCAAGATGCCTGGGATTTTGGCCGCATGAATGCGTGGCCTACGCACAAAGAAAAACAATCGATGGCGTATTACACTGAGGCGGAGTTACCATTTCAATACGCTCTCGCGAATGCTTTTACCCTGTGTGATGAGTATTACTGTTCGTTTCATGGTGGTACGAATCCAAACCGTCTTTTTCTTTGGACTGGGATTAATCATCATGCCGCAGATCCAAATGTTCCTGCTATTACCAATGATTTTTCAAATTTAGGCAAGCCAAGTGAAGGTTATACGTGGAAAACATACCCAGAGCGCTTAGAAGAAGCGGGCATAAAATGGAAGGTTTATCAAAATCTCCCCGATAATTTTACAGACAATCCACTGGCCGGATTTAGGCAATACCGAGAGGCTAACGCACAAAAAGGCAATGATTTAGATGGCAAGCCATATCCTGTTTGGGCAGAAAATGATAATGCGATTAACCCGCTATTGAAAGGGGTTAGCAACACCATGTCAGACGATGGCTTTTTAGACAGCCTGAAAGTGGATATTGCCAATGGAACCCTACCAGAAGTTTCTTGGATTATTTCGCCCGCTGAGTATTCGGAACACCCGGGGCCATCAAGCCCGGTACAAGGTGGCTGGTACACACAACAAGTCTTAGATCTTCTAACGGAAGATCATGAGGTGTGGAGTAAAACGGTCTTTATCGTTAACTTCGATGAAAACGACGGGTTTTTCGATCACATGCCGCCACCGTGTGCGCCGTCGATTGAAAACGGGATCAAGTATGGTGACAGCACCATAGACACTTCTGGAGAATATCACTCAGACGATCATCCTTATGGTCCGGGGCCGCGTGTTCCTGCTTTGGTTATTTCGCCATGGAGTCGAGGTGGTTGGGTGAACTCTCAAGTTTTTGATCATACCTCTATCATTCAGTTTATAGAGTCTCGCTTTGGTGTGATTGAAGAGAATATTACCCCTTTCAGACGTGCGGTTTGTGGAGATTTACAATCGACTTTAAATTTCACGGATCCGAATGCTGAATCCTTAATGCCCTTACCTGTTATTAACAAATATGACGCGGATCAAATAAGAGAGAATCAAGAGACACTGCCTCAATTAGATCCGCCGTCTGAAGCCGAACAAGGCTTTCCCGTCACAGGTCGTGGGATTCGTCCATCTTGCGCGCTGCCTTATGAATTACATGTCAATGCTGCTGTTGATAATGCTGATTTTTGCATCAATTTACAGATGAGCAATACAGGGGAACAAGGCGTTGTTATTCACGTGTACAACATGTATGAGCTGGACAGTATCCCTCGTCGCTACGCGATTGGTAGTGGAGAAAACATCAATGCGTCGTGGTTGGCAAATGAGAGTAACAATGAATATGATCTATGGCTGCTTTCTGCCAATGGTTTTCACCGCCGTTTTAAGGGGCGTTGTGATAAGACAGTAGCAGCGACGCAAGAGATATCAGTCTGTTATGACGTCACAAAGACAGATCCCGCAATTATCATCACGTTAAAAAATCAAACAGAGAAAGATGATGAACTAACTGTCGATTTTAGTCTTTATGAAAAAAGTAATGTGCAAACGTATCTGGTTACTGCTGGTACAGAAATGGAAATTAGGCAGTCAGTAAAAACGTGGGCTAATTGGTACGATTTTACCGTAACAAGCAAAGATACTGGATTATTACGGCGGTATTGTGGACGCATTGAAACAGGCCTTCATACTTATTCTGATCCGCTGTTAGGTTTGCGTTAA
- the yegS gene encoding lipid kinase YegS codes for MTMLILNGKKAGLPLIRQTVNLLREQGHSIEVRCTWEGGDVARYVKEAAALNITRIIAGGGDGTVNEVADALAILANPTTSAHPNKVEMELAILPLGTANDFATACLIPLKIDTALSFAVTATAHPIDLALANDRHFINVASAGFGAQITVDTPVELKNLLGGQAYFISGLIQALNFTPYQGKIAATLADGQQIQLQGAGLLGAICNGRLAGGGQNLAPKALLNDGLLDVVLVKHFPSSALKQVVDELKDPHVSGEYVNRMQVTEITLTSDTPLPVNLDGEPTFHLTHHIRVLPGAVKLVCPDDSPVLMR; via the coding sequence ATGACGATGTTAATTCTTAACGGCAAGAAAGCAGGTTTGCCACTCATTAGGCAGACTGTTAACTTACTTCGAGAGCAAGGACATAGCATTGAGGTTCGCTGTACGTGGGAAGGCGGGGATGTGGCTCGTTATGTTAAGGAAGCTGCCGCACTTAACATCACCCGTATCATAGCCGGTGGTGGTGATGGAACCGTTAATGAAGTTGCCGATGCGTTAGCTATTTTGGCTAACCCAACCACTTCAGCTCATCCTAATAAGGTAGAGATGGAGCTCGCGATATTACCACTCGGCACGGCCAATGATTTTGCCACTGCATGCCTTATCCCATTAAAAATCGACACTGCCCTGAGCTTTGCTGTGACCGCTACCGCACATCCCATTGATTTAGCTCTGGCGAATGACCGCCATTTTATTAATGTTGCATCGGCCGGATTCGGCGCACAAATCACCGTTGATACCCCTGTTGAACTAAAAAATCTATTAGGCGGGCAAGCCTATTTCATCTCCGGACTTATACAAGCCCTTAACTTTACGCCGTATCAAGGAAAAATCGCAGCAACCTTAGCAGATGGACAGCAGATCCAACTGCAAGGTGCTGGACTATTGGGCGCGATCTGTAATGGCCGATTAGCGGGCGGAGGACAAAACCTTGCGCCCAAAGCCTTATTAAACGATGGATTGCTTGATGTCGTCTTGGTGAAACACTTCCCAAGTTCAGCACTTAAGCAAGTCGTTGATGAACTTAAAGATCCCCATGTTAGCGGTGAATATGTCAATCGAATGCAAGTGACAGAAATCACCTTAACTTCTGACACTCCACTACCAGTAAATTTAGATGGTGAACCCACCTTTCACCTCACGCACCATATCCGTGTGCTCCCTGGTGCTGTCAAGTTAGTTTGCCCTGATGATTCCCCGGTTTTAATGCGCTAA